The genome window CGTCATACACCCCGTGGGTAATTGTAAGGCAGTGTTGGACCCGGATCACACTCGGCCTAATGGCTCTAACTGATACATACGCATGCAGTCCTATAACATGCCCACCTTTTGAACCTATTTATACCGCCAAACTCAGACTTGCACGCCAGACTTTCACAGCGGCTCTCCCATCTCGATCGCAAACCGCTCGGGcccaagctcctcctcccactcctcgaAGGAGATGAAGCGGTAGTGCTTCTCAATGATTCCCGGGACCCCCATCCTGTTGATGAAAcgcttgaggagctcgcccACAGGGAGCGGGTCGATCATCCATCCGAAGGGAATCCGAAGCCTCTCCAACACGGTCGTGGGTATTGACGATGTGGGGTTGACGACTGTAATTTTGAGGTGGCCTCCGTCCATGTCACCGTCGTACCAGAAGGGAAAGAGGCAGAGCAAGTCGCTAGGTATAAAGGTCTTGAACGAGTGGGCGACGTAGACGATTTCCTCAGTGGCAGGAAGATTGGGTTCAGAACAGAGACTGGAGAAGTGGTGGAAATGGATCCCGCTCTCAATCGTGTTGCCGATGTGGATGATGAGACGTTTCGGAGGTGCAAAGTCGAGAGTTGGCAGAGCGGCTGGTTCGTAGCATAAGGGTGGACGGTGGGCGAGTGTGGACCGACAGGGACTGATTGGCAGGAGTGGGGAGCCTAGCGGCTGGAGGAGCGGGGTGCTGCAACACAGGACAATGGTGTCGGCGCTCATCTCCAGCTTCCCGTTGCGGCGGATGTACGATCGTTCTGGGGACAAGCGAGGTACAGTCCATATTCGCAGCACTGGGAGGCGCTTGTCCACGTAGAGGATCCCGGGAAGGGTGGTGCTTTGCCGACGAACCAGGATGGAGTGGCGTATGTCGAGAACCTGAGTCTTCTCGATCAGGGACTGGAATGCGGCGTAGTAGTCTTCGCACTCGGTAAATGTGAGGGAGTGGTTGAAGGGACTGCGCCGGACATGATCCTCCCGTATGTCTTTGACCCCCCCTGGAGTGAGGGATTCGAGATAATTGAGGTAGTTCTCGTGGCCCATGTTGAATCGGTACGGGATGTTGGTCTTTTGTACGAGGAAGGCCGATTTCTCGAAGATGGGGACTGTTCCGTGGCGGAGAACGGGGATCTTGACACATTCCTTCTtgagagaagagagagcTTCAGCCGCGAGAGTGCGGGAATGACGTGAGGGTGCGATAACGAGGTCACCGTCCATCCAAACTAAATGTCTTGCGAGCTTTGCATCGCAGCGCGTGCGCAGAGTTGATGAAGTCGCACGGAGACTGATGAGCGCTGATGTGTCTGCGCTGGCGatgatctcgtcgaggatgtgAGGGAAGAAGGCAACGTCGATGACTACGGGCATGGCCGGGAATATTTCGAGTCTGGATGATACCTGGACAGTAAGAAAAGTTggatggagatgagagaggatgagaaAGTTAGTGTTTGTCTTTTAGTCGTCGCTTTTATAAAACAAGGTGTTGTGACCGTGCGATACTTGAAGGCAACTGAGACATTCTCACAAACAGACTCATTCACGtacaacctccacctccatatctacctccacttccacttCCACTTCCATAATGATACACTGTACAAACCACTGCGTTTCCAGATGCTCATCAAATACGTCTGGCAGTGGCTGCCCCAGTCTAATCCAACAAGGCCTCCTCAATCATGTCGCCAAACAGTATTTGGATACTCTCAGTGCCAAATAGAGCAACCGTTTCTTCACGCTCTAGGAGGTCCAACTTGAACCGTACTTGGGCTGGAGATGTTTCACCCGCTCAGAGTGCTGAATATGCACTGTGAGGTGACGGCTCGGCTCGACTCAGCTTACCTGCCGTAAGCCATAACCCCAACGACCCCAACCCTTAGACATACCATGGATTAGAGTGTCAGAGCGAGGGATGAGTGAGTGTTGTCGCCACGGCGGCACAGACCTCTGGACATGACAGTGTCACGTGAGCCGCTCTGAGCACTGAGCACTGAACAGTACCGGTTCAAAACCCTCCGTTGAGGCAAGAGATCATCTATGGACCACTTTTGGACCAATCAATCTGTGGGACCTCAGATCTTAGAGATCAGCTCCTTGGGAAAGACATTTCTGTTTATGACAGAGCGTGGCTTGACGAGGATCATTGATCACGGGCCAACTGGAGGTGATGGGGTTACGGAACTGGCATCGAAACACTGGAACGCATGGTAGTCACCCCAATTGATATGATGCGGGCAGTGAAAAGGTTCTCTGATGAGACGACAGGACCCAGTCTATCAATCTCCATTGTTGATTCGGTAAATCCACACTCGACAATGTGGCTGACTTTCCCCTAACTCTTGATGACGGCGACTCGGCCAATGGGTATTTCCCACACGGCTTGGTTAACATGTTCACAGGCCTCGTGTCTGTCCTCTCCAACCTGGAACGAAACGGTATATATGCTTCGCTTGAGACGACCAAATCTCctcaccgcctcgtctCTCGTCTCGCAACTCTCAACCCAAGACCACAGCTACCACGCTCTCACGCAACTCTCAATCGCCCATCTTCACAacacctcttcctccatcGCCACAACCACATTCACTGTCCAACATGCCCTTCAAggacgccctcgacgaaTGCTACCCTCACATCCTTGACGATATTGTCGACTACAGCGAGTACGCGGCCCATATCCCGCTCTACAATGTCAACCACTACTGTCGCAACCGGATCGACACTCACCAGGCCAAGCACCTAGTCTGGGACGATGGGCTCTTCACCAAGACCCTCGACGGCCAATACGTCCGAcccctcaaccccctccTGGCCGCACGCCTGCCCGCGGCTCTGACTATCAATGAACTCCTTTCGGAGCAGCGCGCTCATCTCGACCTGTTCCGAATTACCCACATTATGTTCAGGTTGAAGCCCCCGCGCAGTAGTCGGGTTGGCCCTCCCTTTAAGCAGCTGCCTCCATCGCCCCAGCTCCAGAACCTACTGGCCATCAACCAGGTTTTCGACATCTACGAAAAGCGGAACGGGGAGGACGACTGTCTCATCAGCTTTCCCATCAAGCCGTCTGTACTCCGCTTCTGGCCTGTGGTCCGCAACATCGCCTGGCGCGCTACGACCTATAACGTTGGCCAAATTGACAcgctcgtcatcctccccGCCCGTGTCACTCCCAAGTCTCCTGTCAAGGCACCCCGCTATACTCTTTGCCTTGGAATTGACGAGGTCACGCCGTTTATTAGCGTCATATCGGCCAACCGCATCGTGCTCCACCTCCGCGATAACTCGCTCCACCTTCTCGGGGACGTGCTGGGAACTTCCGCCATTGAGGGCACAGACATTGTGCTGATCGCTAGCGGCTGGAAGATGGGCGGAATCACCACCTTCAATGGGTTCGCCTACCTGCTCTGGATGATTGTTGATAGCATGAACGACAAACAGTCTATCACCCTTGTTGACGACCAGGTACAGGTTTCCAAGCGGACGCTAAAGACCCTCCGCCAGAAGACCGGGGTGCCCGGCCTTGAGTCGACTGTGCTTGCGGACATTTTCAAGGACGTTTTGGACAGCATTACCTCCAGGTCGGTGCCTAAGTTCCGCGCGGTCTCTGTGGCTGAATATGAGGCggagctgggcgaggagcgcttCGCCCTCGAGATGGGAAACTAGAGTGCATGATACATAGATCTCCAGGTAGATGGAACTAGAGTGCAGGATACATAGATCTCCAGGTACAGTAGATGCTTAGATGCACCAAAAACTCTGAATTGAAGTGTGATGGATCTTCGCTAGAGAAACACAGGATGCCACTATCTCCTCGGACAAGAAGAGTGTGGCATTGAACCTGGTACTGTTATGCCCCCGCATATTGGAAGTTTGACGATTGGGGCAGTTGCAACCCGCTAAGTCGCGCCAGCGTTCTTGTTGATTGGTCGCTGTCATCCCCTAAAGCCCTATTGACTGTAGTTCTTCGCCACTGGTGAACAACAAGTAGGATGCACAAAACCACAGTATTAACATCTGGTACGCCAGGCAGTTCGGGCAATtcgggagaggagagggaacATCAAAGTGAGTCTTCACTTTCACTCCTGGGGAAACAACAACCCAGCAATTCATCATCACACCATCCTGATGCACCGCCCGCATAACGTACAATCGAGGCAGCGTTCTCTAGGGAATAAACATCAAGTGACACCGTCAACGACAACACCTGAAAAACACAGCAACGCCTCGCCTGCAATGACCCAGTGATCATCCCGACAGTTTCTCGAGAAATGAGATATAAACCGTTTCGGGCCTGCCACACTGGTTCAGATCATCCACCCCTCTCATCCCaactcactctcactctccaCCATGTCACGCCCCAAGGCGCTGCGCAAGCGGATGCGCTCCTGGATATCTAAGCTTAGCCGCCGCTCTTCCGACCCCAGCAACCCAGCCATGCCCTTCAGCAACGCGTACCCGCACATTCTCGATGcgatcgccgacgcggcAGACTACGAGACGGGCATCGCCCTCCGCGCCGTGAACCGGCAGCTCAAGCAGCGCATCGACGAGAACCTCGCCCGCCACCTTGTGCTGCACGGCGACCATATCTGCGCCATAACAGAGAATGGGATACGACGATACCCTCCAGGTCTGCACGATAGCCCCATGAACCAGGCTCTACAGGTGGTCGCGCGGAACTCGTCTCCCGGACCCAATGGCTTTGTTCTAGGCCGTCCCGTCCACCCCATCGCCTACGATGTCTGGGTCCACAACATCTTCGAGGCGCCGGGCGTGGTTCAACTGCGTCGTGCACTGGCGCACATTGAGGTTCTGGACTATCTTCCCACAACTGGTAGTATCGCATTTTTCCCAGCTCATATTTCGGTGTTACGTTTATCTGGTTTGGCCGTGGACATTGAAGAGCACGAACACCATGCCCCGTTGTACACGATCGACAGCGTCGACACACTCGTACTGGGTGCTTGCAGTACTTTcgcccttccccctccGTACATGAAGTACACGTACAACCTCCCTTTCGACATCAACACCAACCCGCCCCGTCGCGTCGTCATCCACCTCACCGGGCAGGTGAAAGCCATCGACTACCTGTCGCTCATATCCAGCACTGCCTGGCTACCTGGGAGCGAATTGGTAGTCGTTTTGCAGGACCTGTCGAATCACTGGGTCGGCTATTCTTGTCAAGCTGTGTACCTCCTCGAAGGCCTGCTGCTCTACGGCGAACATCACCCTTTCGACAAGTACACTCTGGTAAACCCTCGCGCTACAATCTCTCGGCAGATAACGGGGAGGTCTAACCCTGGGTTTCCTGACATCCCTTTCCAGTGTCATGAGCTGGGAGAGATCCTCAAGCTGTACATCGACGACAGTCGATTCAAGTCGGTCTTTCGCTACCTCACACATCGCCAGTTTTTGGCTGAGATCGGTGTCGACCGGTACATGTTAGAGATGGGCTGGTGAGGATTTGGATCCATTTCTGGAATCCAAAGGTGAATGGAGGTTACAAGCATCAGATCGTGTTAGGTATTAGTTTGTGCAATGTGATTGTTTGATTCTGCGGTTTTAGAGTGTAGACTGCGTCCatcttgtcgtcgacgatACTAATGATCTTCTTAAACTCTTCCGGCTGTGACCCATCGTGCGCTGCTTTCGTCAGCACCGACTCTGTTACAAGTCCCAACTCACATATCCCTCCGATCCTTCATTTGCCGTGCGAGTCCTCAGGCATCTCAACGACGAGTTTGAATCCGCTTCCGTACATTGCGTTGGTGATTCCCGATCGCTTCAGagccgccaaggctgccTCCCGTTCACCCATGAacgcctcgaggcgctcgcgcgtcATGTTGTTTGGTGCGTTGCCGGCCGCCTTGGCAGCAGCGAGTGCAGCTGCGGGCGGAGTGTCGCCCAgtgcggcgagggcgggggCGAACACCTCGTCCGTACGCCGGAGGAAGTACATCCGGAAGTTGTaggaggagaaggtgcttgcggcggcgcgggtggcCTCATACAGAGCCTTGACTTGGGCGTGGGTGACGGGCGGCATTCGTGGGATGGAGCGAGGTGCAGTGCGGGGTGCAGACACGCAGTTGTTGAGGTGCGAGAATAGATGAGGCTGATGTGGGCAGTAAATGTGGTCGCTGCGGGTAGGGCGATGTCTCAGCGTCGGTGACGGGAGGACGATGTAGATGCAAGACGTCAGATGGCGAGAGCGCGCGAGATGAGTGGTCTAGGTCGGTGTCAGTATACCTCCACTTCAACTCATAACCCATGACGTGGGTCCACAGGATTTGATTCCGGGTGGCAAACTGatctccacctccaccggaTGGTTGTGGCGGAAGTGGCGGAATGCTGGTGTAACATTTAGTTCCCATTCGCCATGAGTCCGCCATACACCGATCGTTTGGTGCGGCATCCTCCTACGCGCCGCTCGCATGACACATCGCGGCAGCTCGCCAGCATCGGCCTTGCGAGTACATCCCGTTTGACCCCAAAATACAACCCCGAAAACAGATATACAGAGTGTGGTGTTTCATAACCCCGAAAACAGATATACACAGTGTGGTGTTGCATAACGAACATCCAAACACTAGTGGTGAAACGGTATCATGGACGCTTGCCATGCGTTCGGCGGGGGTTCGACTCCCTCCTAGTGTATAGTGTGCAAGAGGGCCTGGAATGGTGGCTCGTTGTTTTTTCGGTGCGAGGGCGTTTtggggggtgggaggtggaATCGGATTCTTAGGGCAAATCACACTGCCCCGTAGCACAGTCAGTGGATGAAGGCATAGGTGCTGAGAGTAGTTGGCTTGTATCTACATCTACCAATGACCAATATATAAATGGTGAAGATGAGGGAGCGTTGTCGAGTGCTGTTGCTGGCGGGGGGTTGGGTACGTCCTGATCGGCCCTGTCGAATCTGCGTCATCCATCGTCCAGCCCACTGGTGTCCAGACCTCTGCCGCCGGGCAGTCCACCCACCAACCCCGGCACCGCTAACCAACCCCGGCACCGCTAAGAGCACAGCTGCATCACTGGGCTACCCTACAAGCCAGACAGAATAGGAAAATGAAAAAAAAAAAATGTCCGTTACAGCCAACCGAGAGAGGGTGGGTcgagagaggagagggagaaaCACTAGACaggtgatggtgaggttgGGATCGGGTCGAATGTGGTACGAGCTAGTGCCGAGGGATGAGATACAGGTACAACTGCAGCCTAGACGTTGGTGACGGTCAAGTCGCGGTGGACTGCGCCAGAGTTGACGCTTCCGACGCTCTGTTGGCGCTCGAGAGACGCGGCTGGAGGCGCCTCGTCAAATTCGTTGTAGTTGTATGCTGCGTCGTCCGGGTAGTTGTAGTAAGACATCCGGTACTGGTCCTCCTGGTGCTCCGGGACAGTGGGGAGCGTCTCATCGTGGCCTGCGTAGACGTGGGCCACGTCGTACTGTGGGTCTCCGTACGAGTGGTGGTAGTCTGCACCTCCGCGCGAAAAGTCAGGGGCGCCGTTCCCATTCGGGTCCACATAGTACTGCCCATTGGGAGGGTAGGTGGTCCCTGCATTGTGGTAGTTGGTGTCACCGGGCAGGTTGCTAACGTCAACCAGGTTGGCAGCGTACGGGTCGTAGCCACCCGCGGCCTCGTAGTCGTAGCCTCTCGTCGACTGCGGTGTCGAGTTCTCAAAGTCATGGCTTGTGTTGGACGCATAGTACGCGCCGTACTGAGTCATGGCTGGCGagtggtcgtcgtcgtcatcaaaGCGCGGTTGCtgagcagcagcggcggccacagcagcagcagccacATCCCGGTCGAGAcgctggcgacgacggcggcggagcGTGAAGAACGTGAAGGCGCCAATGCCCGCTGCAACCACGAGACCAACGACCACAAACACGCCGGCGACAGCTCCAGTGTTCTGGAAAAAGTCActgccgcctcctcgtGATGAGCTCCCATTGATGCTGGCCGTGTTGTGCACAATCGCCGTGACGGTGTATACGCGGCCAGACGCATCCGTCTTGAGGATCCCCGTCGTCAAAACTGAAGGTGCAGTGGTGATAGTATTGCCATTTGCATCCGTGGTCGTGATGAGCACGCCCGAGGTCAGTTGCGTGGTGCCCCCTGGGAGGATCAGGGAGGGCAGAACCGTGGGTCTGTTGGACGACGCTGGAGGGGGAGCGACGGTTGACGAGGGGTTGGGGGCTGGGTTTGAGGGAGTGGGGTTTGTAGAGGAGGTGTCGACCGTGGGGGGGGACGATGTTGGATCGCTACTTGGTGGGGGTGGGTTTGAGGTGGAAGGCGGGTCTGGAGGGTTAGAGCTGGGAGGGGGCTCGGATGTAGGCGGGTTGGAAGTGGGCGGCTGGGAAGGTTCCGGCGATGTAGTCGTGGGCTCGGGTGGGTTCGAGGTGGGTGGTTCAGAGGTCGGCTCCTGGGAAGTGGGCTGAGAGGGCTCGAcggatggcgaggatggctCGGG of Cutaneotrichosporon cavernicola HIS019 DNA, chromosome: 4 contains these proteins:
- a CDS encoding uncharacterized protein (mitochondrion protein), which produces MPPVTHAQVKALYEATRAAASTFSSYNFRMYFLRRTDEVFAPALAALGDTPPAAALAAAKAAGNAPNNMTRERLEAFMGEREAALAALKRSGITNAMIGGISHDGSQPEEFKKIISIVDDKMDAVYTLKPQNQTITLHKLIPNTI